In Acipenser ruthenus chromosome 16, fAciRut3.2 maternal haplotype, whole genome shotgun sequence, the following proteins share a genomic window:
- the LOC117411832 gene encoding E3 ubiquitin-protein ligase makorin-2-like: MNTKQVTCRYFLHGVCREGSRCLFSHDLTTSKPSTICKFYQKGQCAYGDRCRYDHIKPSAGRGIGVLGAQGEYSNRPLPPVIPQSCSIAPPIIGGSHIAATGIGGSNFAIPVIGGNSIGIPILGGSHISAPIIGSNPAETGQRGKKPLVLRDRALCTSDERTPQYRADNYKTPESGCWGYQDEALNIKPHSYLEAIRSGLEDSAAGSSFADPQQLCPYAAAGQCHFGSSCAYLHGDVCEICTLQVLHPFDPEQRKAHEKMCMVAFELDMEKAFAVQFSQNKVCTICMEVVYEKASPSERRFGILSNCNHTYCLPCIRQWRCAKQFENKIIKSCPECRVVSEFVIPSVYWVEDQEEKNRLIEEFKTGVSKKACKYFDQGRGTCPFGGKCFYMHAYPDGTRAEPEKPRKQMSSEGSVRFLNSVRLWDFIQEREHRGERQHEDEVSELGELFMQLSGADQEASVTSTQ, translated from the exons ATGAACACAAAGCAAGTCACCTGCCG gtatttttTGCATGGTGTATGTCGTGAGGGGAGCAGATGTTTATTTTCTCATGATTTAACTACAAGCAAACCATCCACCATCTGCAAATTCTACCAGAAAGGGCAGTGTGCCTATGGAGACCGTTGCAG GTATGATCATATTAAACCCTCTGCTGGAAGGGGCATAGGTGTCCTTGGGGCACAGGGAGAATACAGTAATCGACCCCTTCCACCAGTTATCCCACAAAGCTGCAGCATTGCACCACCCATCATTGGAGGAAGCCACATTGCAGCCACCGGCATTGGTGGAAGCAACTTTGCCATCCCAGTCATCGGAGGAAACAGCATAGGCATCCCTATCCTAGGAGGAAGCCACATTTCAGCCCCAATCATTGGCAGCAACCCAGCAGAAACTGGGCAACGTGGAAAGAAACCACTGGTGCTGAGGGACAGAG CACTGTGCACTTCAGATGAAAGGACGCCACAGTACAGAGCAGACAACTATAAGACGCCCGAGTCTGGATGCTGGGGTTACCAGGATGAGGCTTTGAACATCAAACCCCATTCTTATCTGGAAGCCATTCGAAGCGGGCTGGAGGATTCAGCTGCAGGCAGCTCTTTTGCAGACCCCCAGCAGCTGTGTCCCTATGCAGCTGCCGGCCAGTGCCACTTTGGAAGCAGCTGTGCTTATCTGCATGGAGATGTGTGCGAGATCTGCACGCTGCAGGTGCTCCACCCCTTTGACCCAGAGCAGAGGAAAGCCCACGAGAAG ATGTGTATGGTGGCATTTGAGCTGGATATGGAGAAGGCGTTTGCCGTGCAGTTCAGCCAGAACAAGGTGTGCACCATCTGCATGGAGGTGGTGTATGAGAAAGCATCGCCCTCAGAGAGACGCTTCGGAATCCTTTCGAACTGCAATCACACCTACTGTCTGCCCTGCATCAGGCAATGGCGGTGCGCCAAGCAGTTTGAGAACAAGATCATCAA ATCGTGTCCTGAGTGCCGTGTGGTATCGGAGTTTGTTATCCCCAGCGTCTACTGGGTAGAGGACCAAGAAGAGAAGAACAGACTTATTGAAGAATTCAAAACAGGAGTGAG CAAAAAGGCCTGCAAGTACTTTGACCAGGGAAGAGGGACGTGCCCGTTTGGTGGAAAGTGCTTTTACATGCATGCTTATCCGGATGGGACGAGAGCTGAGCCCGAGAAGCCTCGCAAGCAGATGAGTTCAGAGGGGAGCGTTCGG TTCCTGAACTCGGTGCGGCTGTGGGATTTCATCCAGGAGAGGGAGCACAGGGGCGAGCGGCAGCATGAAGATGAGGTGTCAGAGCTGGGGGAGCTCTTCATGCAGCTCTCGGGGGCCGACCAGGAAGCAAGCGTTACCTCCACACAGTGA
- the LOC117414170 gene encoding MKRN2 opposite strand protein-like yields the protein MDMDKAGVIKFHHCGKDIYCFFVPEYCPVCRESLSSRTRRLEEAPVSIPNPFINGHKVTSSFLVKPTKGTFLREYDGSSDLHVGITCTKGVVYNYNEAGVCRDEHGWEQSVSIPLVQPDMYSLINQWDRYLEQFSSTDMWDPQRYEEHEHNCYTYALTFINCLLATQGKRQLTKSDFTEKFVLPRTRRASRYITLYQEISHKSFYIVDSSQREDSYV from the exons ATGGACATGGACAAAGCCGGCGTGATCAAATTCCATCATTGTGGAAAggacatttactgtttttttgtccCAGAATATTGTCCTGTTTGTCGGGAGAGTTTAAGCTCCAGGACTCGGAGGCTAGAAGAAGCACCTGTCAGCATTCCTAATCCTTTTATCAACGGACACAAGGTAACAAGTTCATTTCTGGTAAAGCCTACCAAAGGAACATTTCTCAG AGAGTATGATGGAAGTTCAGATCTTCATGTGGGAATCACATGTACTAAAG GTGTGGTGTATAATTATAATGAGGCTGGAGTCTGCAGAGATGAGCATGGCTGGGAGCAGTCTGTCAGCATCCCCCTGGTACAGCCTGATATGTACAGTCTGATAAACCAGTGGGATCGCTACCTGGAACAGTTCTCATCGACGGACATGTGGGATCCTCAAAG ATATGAAGAACACGAACACAACTGCTACACCTACGCCCTGACATTTATAAACTGTTTGCTCGCCACGCAAGGAAAGCGTCAGCTAACGAAAAGTGACTTCACAGAGAAGTTTGTTCTTCCCCGAACGAGGAGGGCTTCCAGATACATCACACTCTATCAGGAGATTTCCCACAAGTCTTTCTATATTGTGGACAGCTCCCAGCGAGAAGACAGCTATGTTTAA
- the LOC117412003 gene encoding tRNA-splicing endonuclease subunit Sen2 — protein sequence MAEAIFHPPKRRPKVYESYIAPFPVPTSQEEAGLTELRVYRAEIINQHVIVRDPEEIEALYGRGYFGKGLLSRSRPEYRISNKWSDANFMRMPVISSAKYQLHLDWARGVLQGQGLDEDSIEKTLKKYTDPVELECAGSTSRNEQIDCCAAADRGQAEGSTHHSDGDLEPSDSELQSGSPERKKPRRQGDLQYDPLADIYPEEPAVLDKEALSTVKCHKHDDLIMHCGCRLKDSVIDDMLSNATAPPTPSFTPGHEYVLVQEDEENPCDSSEKTPRLVCRINPFRIIEYLQLTLEEAFFLTYALGCLSIYYNEEPLSIVKLWQAFSVIQPSFKTIYMAYHHFRSKGWVPKVGMKYGTDLLLYRKGPPFYHASYSVVVEMVDDTFQGKPLRPFSWRSLAALNRITVNVSKELMFCYVVRPSDMTEEEMSSPECMNRIKVQELIVSRWISSRERTEQEEM from the exons ATGGCAGAAGCCATTTTCCACCCACCGAAACGAAGGCCGAAAGTGTACGAATCCTATATAGCGCCTTTCCCTGTGCCCACATCCCAAGAAGAAGCGGGCCTAACCGAGCTCAGGGTTTACAGAGCTGAGATTATAAACCAGCATGTCATTGTGAGAGATCCAGAAGAAATAGAGGCCTTGTATGGAagg ggcTATTTTGGGAAAGGTTTATTGTCAAGAAGCAGACCTGAATATAGAATTTCAAACAAATGGAGCG aTGCCAATTTCATGCGCATGCCTGTAATTTCTTCTGCCAA gtacCAGCTGCATTTGGACTGGGCTAGAGGAGTTCTGCAAGGGCAGGGGCTAGATGAAGACTCAATAGAAAAGACCCTTAAAAAATACACAGACCCGGTGGAGCTGGAGTGTGCTGGCAGCACCTCCAGAAATGAGCAAATTGATTGCTGTGCTGCAGCAGACAGAGGGCAGGCAGAGGGATCCACTCACCATAGTGACGGAGATCTGGAACCTTCAGATTCTGAACTCCAGTCAGGGAGTCCAGAGAGGAAGAAGCCTCGGAGACAGGGGGATCTGCAGTACGATCCTCTGGCTGACATTTATCCAGAGGAGCCCGCAGTGCTTGACAAAGAGGCCCTATCTACTGTGAAGTGTCATAAGCATGACGACCTGATTATGCACTGTGGGTGCAGGTTGAAGGACAGCGTCATAGACGACATGCTCAGCAATGCGACGGCACCTCCGACACCATCCTTCACCCCTGGCCATGAGTACGTGCTGgtgcaggaggatgaggagaatCCTTGTGACAGT TCTGAGAAAACGCCAAGATTGGTCTGCAGAATCAACCCATTTCGAATTATTGAATACCTCCAGCTTACTTTAGAAGAG GCCTTTTTCTTGACGTACGCCTTGGGATGCTTGTCCATTTATTACAATGAG GAGCCTTTGTCCATTGTTAAGCTCTGGCAAGCTTTCAGTGTAATTCAACCTAGTTTTAAAACAATCTACATGGCCTACCACCACTTCAGGAGCAAAGGATGGGTGCCAAAAGTGGGAATGAAATATGGAACAGACCTCT TGCTGTATCGAAAAGGACCTCCATTTTACCATGCAAG CTATTCAGTCGTGGTGGAGATGGTCGACGATACTTTCCAAGGAAAACCCCTCAGACCGTTCAGCTGGAGGTCCCTTGCTGCTCTCAATAGAATCACAGTTAACGTTTCCAAG GAGCTGATGTTTTGTTATGTGGTTAGACCATCAGATATGACAGAGGAGGAAATGTCTTCCCCAGAATGTATGAACAGGATCAAAGTTCAG GAGCTTATTGTGAGTCGCTGGATATCTTCACGAGAACGTACAGAACAAGAGGAGATGTAA